Proteins from one Desmodus rotundus isolate HL8 chromosome 9, HLdesRot8A.1, whole genome shotgun sequence genomic window:
- the LOC112308743 gene encoding asialoglycoprotein receptor 1 isoform X1 — MDPAPASSIVQSCPHTPLLQASASFLAWDLYSIEGSRSHPLDHHLDLVPGPASSNMTKEYQDFQHLDNEENDRQFRQGPPPPQPLFQRLCSGPCLLLLSLGLSLLLLVVVCVIGSQNSKLQEELRALRETVSNLTVSTEAEFKDLRTHGGGVGRKMKALESQMEKQQQDLSQDHSSLLLHVKTFVSDLRSLSCQLAKLQGNGSENNCCPVNWVEHEGRCYWFSRTGKSWPEAEKYCQLENATLVVIGSLEEQKFVQHHMGPGNTWIGLTDHTGSWKWVDGSDYEKGFQNWRPDQPDDWHGHGLGGGEDCAHLTDDGRWNDDVCRRPYRWVCETELHRASKEPPPP, encoded by the exons ATggaccctgcccctgcctcctccattGTCCAGAGCTGTCCGCACACCCCACTTCTCCAGGCTTCAGCTTCCTTCTTAGCCTGGGATCTATACAGCATTGAGGGATCCAGGAGTCACCCTCTCGACCACCA TCTTGACCTAGTCCCAGGTCCAGCCAGCTCTAACATGACAAAGGAGTATCAAGATTTTCAGCATCTGGACAACGAGGAGAATGACCGACAGTTCAGACAAG GGCCGCCTCCTCCCCAGCCACTATTTCAACGGCTCTGCTCTggaccctgcctcctcctgctctccctgggcctcagtctcctgtTGCTGGTGGTTGTTTGTGTGATTGGATCCCAGA ACTCCAAGCTGCAGGAAGAGCTGCGGGCCCTGAGAGAGACAGTCAGCAACCTCACAGTGAGCACAGAGGCTGAGTTCAAGGATCTGCGCACCCATG gaggaggggtgggcagaaaGATGAAGGCCCTGGAGTCCCAAATGGAGAAACAGCAGCAGGACCTGAGTCAAG ATCACTCCAGCTTGCTGCTCCATGTGAAGACGTTTGTGTCTGACTTGCGAAGCCTGAGCTGTCAGCTGGCCAAACTCCAGGGCAACG GCTCTGAAAATAACTGCTGCCCTGTTAACTGGGTGGAGCATGAAGGCAGATGCTACTGGTTCTCTCGTACTGGGAAGTCCTGGCCCGAGGCTGAGAAGTACTGCCAGCTGGAGAATGCGACCCTGGTGGTGATTGGTTCCCTGGAGGAGCAG aaATTTGTCCAGCACCACATGGGCCCTGGGAACACCTGGATCGGCCTCACCGACCACACTGGGTCCTGGAAATGGGTGGATGGTTCAGACTATGAGAAGGGCTTCCA GAACTGGAGACCAGATCAGCCAGATGACTGGCACGGGCACGGGCTTGGGGGAGGCGAGGACTGTGCACACCTCACAGATGACGGCCGCTGGAACGATGATGTCTGCAGGAGGCCCTACCGCTGGGTTTGTGAGACAGAGCTGCACAGGGCCAGCAAGGAGCCTCCTCCCCCCTAA
- the LOC112308743 gene encoding asialoglycoprotein receptor 1 isoform X2 has translation MTKEYQDFQHLDNEENDRQFRQGPPPPQPLFQRLCSGPCLLLLSLGLSLLLLVVVCVIGSQNSKLQEELRALRETVSNLTVSTEAEFKDLRTHGGGVGRKMKALESQMEKQQQDLSQDHSSLLLHVKTFVSDLRSLSCQLAKLQGNGSENNCCPVNWVEHEGRCYWFSRTGKSWPEAEKYCQLENATLVVIGSLEEQKFVQHHMGPGNTWIGLTDHTGSWKWVDGSDYEKGFQNWRPDQPDDWHGHGLGGGEDCAHLTDDGRWNDDVCRRPYRWVCETELHRASKEPPPP, from the exons ATGACAAAGGAGTATCAAGATTTTCAGCATCTGGACAACGAGGAGAATGACCGACAGTTCAGACAAG GGCCGCCTCCTCCCCAGCCACTATTTCAACGGCTCTGCTCTggaccctgcctcctcctgctctccctgggcctcagtctcctgtTGCTGGTGGTTGTTTGTGTGATTGGATCCCAGA ACTCCAAGCTGCAGGAAGAGCTGCGGGCCCTGAGAGAGACAGTCAGCAACCTCACAGTGAGCACAGAGGCTGAGTTCAAGGATCTGCGCACCCATG gaggaggggtgggcagaaaGATGAAGGCCCTGGAGTCCCAAATGGAGAAACAGCAGCAGGACCTGAGTCAAG ATCACTCCAGCTTGCTGCTCCATGTGAAGACGTTTGTGTCTGACTTGCGAAGCCTGAGCTGTCAGCTGGCCAAACTCCAGGGCAACG GCTCTGAAAATAACTGCTGCCCTGTTAACTGGGTGGAGCATGAAGGCAGATGCTACTGGTTCTCTCGTACTGGGAAGTCCTGGCCCGAGGCTGAGAAGTACTGCCAGCTGGAGAATGCGACCCTGGTGGTGATTGGTTCCCTGGAGGAGCAG aaATTTGTCCAGCACCACATGGGCCCTGGGAACACCTGGATCGGCCTCACCGACCACACTGGGTCCTGGAAATGGGTGGATGGTTCAGACTATGAGAAGGGCTTCCA GAACTGGAGACCAGATCAGCCAGATGACTGGCACGGGCACGGGCTTGGGGGAGGCGAGGACTGTGCACACCTCACAGATGACGGCCGCTGGAACGATGATGTCTGCAGGAGGCCCTACCGCTGGGTTTGTGAGACAGAGCTGCACAGGGCCAGCAAGGAGCCTCCTCCCCCCTAA